A single window of Magnetococcus marinus MC-1 DNA harbors:
- a CDS encoding efflux RND transporter periplasmic adaptor subunit yields MQRSLIVAVVLAMAMAVWLAGGQQVRAKQAAPSGVKGGEPALTLPRVQVKQFALQSIQREIVLQGQTQPLRVATLKSETTGRVVALPAERGQRVELGAALVHLSPEDRGARRRLAQAGVAQAEAALFAAKALNKKGYQADLQVKEANAQQQGALAELAAIELDIQHTILQAPFAGVVRERFVELGEYVAPGDAVVELLDDSSVKVVADLPQQKLSSIHVGMVGQANWLDGRRRSGAVGYISPLADAQTRTYRVELRVDNPDGTLPLGASVEIVLSLGAVQAHHLSPALLNLDAHGNLGVKAVDAQQQVVWYGVQVVQAGLDGIWVTGLPEGVSIITLGGGFVKVGQQVTPRQSS; encoded by the coding sequence ATGCAACGTTCTTTAATCGTGGCGGTGGTGTTGGCCATGGCAATGGCGGTTTGGTTAGCGGGTGGCCAACAGGTGCGGGCCAAGCAGGCCGCCCCCTCGGGGGTTAAAGGGGGGGAGCCCGCGCTGACGTTGCCCCGTGTTCAAGTGAAACAGTTTGCCTTGCAGAGCATCCAGCGTGAGATTGTATTGCAGGGGCAGACTCAGCCCCTGCGGGTGGCAACCTTAAAAAGCGAGACCACCGGCAGGGTGGTGGCGCTGCCCGCCGAGCGTGGTCAGCGCGTTGAGCTGGGGGCGGCATTGGTCCATTTAAGCCCAGAGGATCGTGGCGCACGCCGTCGTTTGGCCCAAGCGGGTGTGGCCCAAGCGGAAGCGGCTTTGTTTGCGGCAAAAGCATTGAACAAAAAGGGGTATCAGGCCGATTTGCAGGTTAAAGAGGCCAATGCCCAACAACAAGGCGCGCTGGCAGAATTGGCGGCGATTGAGTTAGATATTCAGCACACAATCTTGCAGGCTCCCTTTGCGGGGGTGGTGCGAGAGCGGTTTGTGGAGCTGGGTGAATATGTCGCGCCTGGGGATGCGGTGGTGGAGTTGTTGGATGATAGCAGCGTCAAAGTGGTGGCCGATCTACCCCAGCAAAAGTTGAGCAGCATCCATGTGGGTATGGTTGGGCAAGCAAACTGGCTGGATGGCCGTCGTCGCTCGGGGGCGGTAGGGTACATCAGCCCTCTGGCCGATGCGCAAACCCGTACCTATAGGGTGGAGTTACGCGTGGACAACCCCGATGGCACGCTACCCTTAGGAGCCAGCGTGGAGATTGTATTGAGTTTGGGCGCGGTGCAGGCGCACCATCTTTCCCCCGCGCTGCTTAATCTGGATGCCCATGGTAATTTGGGGGTCAAAGCGGTGGATGCCCAGCAACAGGTGGTGTGGTATGGGGTTCAGGTGGTGCAGGCTGGGTTGGATGGTATTTGGGTGACGGGTCTGCCCGAAGGTGTCTCCATTATCACCCTGGGGGGTGGTTTTGTGAAGGTGGGCCAGCAGGTAACCCCCCGTCAAAGCTCTTAA
- a CDS encoding acetylxylan esterase → MIPNSLPFDASHGYDQACLLCVGSPPPPDDFAAFWQARYARALQVDPRPMLKGSNIHHEGYHIYDCGYTSTDHFGIGGWLLIPKDKPVKRGFIISHGYSGREGPDLDLPVPAGSALLFPCCRGISRSAHPPISTDPYWHVLHDIHRVDRYILGGCVEDIWLGVSTLLTLYPWIAGHIGYMGISFGGGIGAMAIPWDHRITRGHLNIPSFGNHPLRVTLPSHGSSASVARFQAEHGTALQTLRYYDAATAARFITIPMHLAVAAFDPVVPPPGQYAILNAIPSEKHYFALTAGHHPYPKEAAERRSMRSGLKQFFATL, encoded by the coding sequence ATGATCCCAAACAGCTTACCCTTTGATGCCAGCCATGGCTACGATCAAGCCTGCTTGCTCTGCGTTGGCTCGCCCCCCCCGCCCGATGATTTTGCAGCCTTCTGGCAAGCCCGTTATGCCCGCGCCCTACAGGTCGACCCCCGCCCCATGCTCAAGGGGAGCAATATTCACCACGAGGGGTACCATATCTATGATTGCGGCTACACCTCCACCGATCATTTTGGCATTGGTGGCTGGTTGTTAATCCCTAAAGACAAGCCGGTCAAACGCGGCTTTATTATCAGCCATGGCTACAGCGGTCGTGAAGGCCCCGACCTGGATCTGCCGGTGCCCGCTGGCAGTGCCCTGCTGTTTCCCTGCTGCCGGGGCATTAGCCGCAGCGCCCACCCCCCAATCTCTACCGATCCCTACTGGCATGTGCTGCACGACATCCACCGGGTCGATCGCTATATCTTGGGCGGCTGTGTGGAGGATATATGGTTGGGTGTCTCGACCCTGCTGACCCTCTACCCCTGGATCGCGGGGCATATTGGATATATGGGGATCAGTTTTGGCGGCGGCATCGGTGCTATGGCGATCCCTTGGGACCACCGCATTACCCGTGGTCACTTAAATATTCCCAGTTTTGGTAACCACCCTTTACGGGTGACGCTACCCAGCCATGGCAGCAGCGCCAGCGTGGCGCGTTTTCAAGCGGAACACGGCACCGCCTTGCAAACCTTGCGTTACTACGACGCTGCCACCGCCGCCCGTTTTATCACCATCCCCATGCACTTGGCAGTGGCCGCCTTCGACCCGGTGGTTCCCCCTCCGGGTCAATATGCTATTTTGAATGCGATACCCAGTGAAAAACACTATTTTGCTCTAACGGCTGGACACCACCCCTATCCCAAAGAGGCCGCTGAACGACGCAGCATGCGCAGTGGTCTAAAACAATTTTTTGCCACTCTATAG
- a CDS encoding rhodanese-like domain-containing protein, which yields MKTIFLMMVGVMAWAGSLQAQELDSEQMAALQVMSSYMDESTHTQGMVTPQQVQASYLGVAQILDTREEAQYEEGHLPGAVPMEWRQVLERRQEIATDKPVLLYCGTGALSAQAGFALRALGYSNVVIMRGGYHDWQKLMAGQ from the coding sequence TTGAAAACGATTTTTTTGATGATGGTAGGGGTTATGGCATGGGCGGGTTCACTACAGGCCCAGGAACTGGATTCAGAGCAGATGGCCGCCTTGCAGGTGATGAGCAGTTATATGGATGAGTCCACCCATACCCAGGGTATGGTCACTCCTCAGCAGGTGCAGGCCAGTTATTTGGGGGTGGCGCAGATTCTGGATACCCGTGAAGAGGCCCAGTATGAAGAGGGCCATCTGCCCGGTGCGGTACCCATGGAGTGGCGGCAGGTGCTGGAGCGTCGGCAGGAGATCGCCACCGATAAGCCCGTGCTACTCTATTGTGGCACGGGGGCGCTCTCTGCCCAAGCGGGTTTTGCCTTGCGGGCGTTGGGCTACAGCAATGTGGTGATTATGCGCGGTGGTTATCATGATTGGCAAAAGCTGATGGCTGGTCAGTAA
- a CDS encoding IS1634 family transposase, whose amino-acid sequence MYIRRTQTRNTATGESYYTHRLVQSLRVGTKVRQVTLLNLGRHFAIGQNHWPTLCSRIDQLLSPQKTLISLDCPSQVEREAQRIVAQLLTRQPEAIPSAKETETGLSPEDVQTVLVDSLEMNRPRSVGVEQVGLWAMGKAGFTELLADVGLTGPQRAAAIGAIIGRMAAPGSERALHRWLSAQSGLGELLDVDFETMSLMQFYRVSDLLIRNREAIENRLFSKINDLFNLPGTVTLYDLTNTYFEGEAEGNSKAQRGRSKEKRCDSPLLTLGLVLDGSGFVRRSQIFPGNVSEGSTLEGMLKGLNAPNGALVVMDRGVATEANLVWLRDKGYRYLVVSRERERQFDFNGAACIETAAKEQIHIQKVLSDDGQEVRLYCHSQRRAEKEKGISRRFAERFEAGLTKLSEGLSKPRTTKNIDKLWERIGRLKEKNRGIGQHYHIEIIPDDSGLQAQAIHWKQKPLDGTSLTHPGVYCLRSNETGWDEERLWRTYITLTDLESVFRSLKSELGLRPLFHRKEERSDGHLFITVLTYQIVQIIRQQLAEKGIHGRWSTLRDILSSQCRITASFRRPDGHSLQVRKATRPEPEQQKIFQALGIHANPGGVKKMVV is encoded by the coding sequence ATGTATATACGACGCACACAAACCCGCAATACAGCCACAGGCGAATCTTACTACACGCATCGCCTGGTTCAATCCCTTCGTGTCGGCACGAAGGTCAGGCAGGTGACACTCTTGAATCTTGGCCGTCATTTCGCCATAGGCCAGAATCACTGGCCCACCTTGTGTTCACGTATCGATCAACTGCTAAGCCCTCAGAAGACACTGATTTCTCTTGATTGTCCTTCGCAAGTGGAGCGGGAGGCCCAGCGTATTGTCGCGCAATTGTTGACCCGTCAGCCGGAAGCAATCCCGTCTGCCAAGGAGACGGAAACCGGCCTTTCCCCAGAGGATGTGCAAACAGTATTGGTGGACTCTCTTGAAATGAACCGCCCCCGGAGTGTGGGGGTGGAGCAGGTGGGACTATGGGCCATGGGTAAGGCAGGGTTTACAGAACTGTTGGCCGATGTCGGACTAACCGGCCCTCAGCGAGCCGCAGCCATCGGCGCCATTATTGGACGCATGGCCGCACCTGGTTCCGAACGGGCGCTGCATAGATGGCTCAGCGCCCAAAGCGGCCTAGGGGAGTTGCTTGATGTGGACTTCGAGACCATGAGCCTGATGCAATTTTACCGAGTTTCAGACCTATTGATCAGAAACCGCGAGGCTATCGAAAACAGATTGTTTTCCAAGATTAACGATCTATTCAACCTGCCGGGCACCGTCACCTTATACGATTTGACCAATACCTATTTTGAGGGAGAGGCAGAAGGAAACAGCAAAGCTCAGCGGGGGCGCTCAAAGGAGAAGCGTTGCGACTCTCCCCTGTTGACCTTGGGTCTGGTACTCGACGGTAGCGGGTTTGTGCGCCGTTCGCAGATTTTCCCCGGCAATGTCTCCGAAGGGAGCACCCTGGAAGGGATGCTCAAAGGCTTGAATGCTCCCAATGGTGCCTTGGTGGTTATGGATCGGGGGGTAGCCACTGAGGCCAATCTTGTCTGGTTACGCGACAAAGGCTATCGTTATCTGGTGGTCAGCCGAGAACGCGAGCGGCAATTCGATTTCAACGGTGCTGCATGTATCGAAACGGCCGCAAAGGAACAGATCCACATCCAAAAAGTTCTCAGCGACGATGGCCAGGAGGTGAGGCTTTACTGTCATTCCCAACGCCGTGCGGAAAAGGAAAAGGGGATCTCCCGGCGTTTTGCCGAGCGCTTTGAAGCCGGTCTGACTAAGCTCTCCGAGGGGCTTTCCAAGCCCCGCACCACAAAGAATATCGATAAACTTTGGGAGCGCATTGGACGGCTGAAAGAAAAAAATCGTGGTATAGGCCAGCACTACCACATCGAAATCATCCCGGACGACAGTGGTTTGCAGGCCCAAGCCATCCATTGGAAACAAAAACCGCTCGATGGCACCTCGCTGACCCACCCTGGGGTCTACTGCCTGCGTAGCAACGAGACCGGCTGGGATGAGGAGCGCTTATGGCGCACCTACATCACCCTCACGGATCTGGAATCGGTGTTTCGCTCTCTCAAATCGGAATTGGGCTTGCGTCCACTCTTCCATCGGAAAGAGGAACGCAGCGATGGTCATCTGTTTATCACCGTGCTGACCTACCAGATCGTACAGATAATACGTCAACAATTGGCGGAAAAAGGTATCCACGGTCGCTGGAGCACGCTGCGAGACATCCTCTCCAGCCAGTGCCGGATTACCGCTTCATTTCGACGACCCGATGGACATTCCTTGCAGGTGCGCAAAGCCACCAGACCTGAGCCTGAACAACAGAAAATCTTCCAGGCGCTTGGAATCCATGCAAACCCAGGCGGGGTGAAAAAGATGGTCGTCTGA
- a CDS encoding TMEM165/GDT1 family protein: protein MAFESIPTPIVSTALLIGLAEMGDKSQLVCMVLAARHRPMPVVAGAALAFMVLNGVAVTLGGVLAQLLPHTLIALLAAGLFALFGVQMLRTPADDEEEPLPPSNRSLFFTALSMILMAEMGDKTQIAVAGLSTTLNPVDVWLGATLALIATSAMGALLGHKVLTRMPMQRLHQAGGLLFLLMALMALSRLW, encoded by the coding sequence ATGGCGTTTGAGAGTATACCCACACCCATTGTCAGTACCGCGCTGCTCATCGGTTTAGCGGAGATGGGCGATAAGAGCCAGTTGGTCTGCATGGTGCTGGCCGCGCGGCACCGCCCCATGCCGGTGGTGGCGGGGGCCGCCCTGGCCTTTATGGTGTTAAATGGGGTGGCTGTCACCCTAGGAGGGGTCTTGGCGCAGCTGCTCCCCCACACACTGATTGCACTGCTGGCGGCGGGGCTGTTTGCCCTGTTTGGCGTGCAGATGCTGCGCACACCCGCTGACGACGAAGAGGAGCCCCTTCCACCCTCGAATCGAAGCCTGTTTTTCACCGCTCTGAGCATGATCTTGATGGCAGAGATGGGGGATAAAACCCAAATTGCGGTGGCGGGGCTCTCCACCACCCTAAACCCGGTTGATGTCTGGCTGGGGGCCACCTTGGCCTTAATCGCCACCTCGGCCATGGGTGCGCTGCTGGGGCATAAAGTGCTAACCCGCATGCCGATGCAGCGTTTGCATCAGGCGGGCGGACTCCTTTTCCTACTTATGGCGCTCATGGCGTTGTCGCGGCTGTGGTAG
- a CDS encoding esterase family protein — translation MNREYHRWYSHRLNRDMELLIFGHAGAKVLIFPTRDGRFYEYENLGLVESLAPKINAGQLQLYCVDSLDHESFYCFWCQPSDRVHRHMQFEEYLLNEVLPLMAKKNNHPCTISHGCSLGAFHAVNFAFRYPHLFQKVVAFSGRYDLTMGVESFQDLFNGHYDGYIYHHTPVHYLPRLSCEWRLEQLRKMDIVLTIGKEDPFLGNNRHLSRLLWEKGVWHALHEWEGRAHRGRYWRQMAPIYV, via the coding sequence ATGAATCGTGAATACCACCGCTGGTACAGCCATCGTCTAAATAGGGATATGGAGCTGCTTATTTTTGGTCATGCGGGGGCCAAGGTATTGATCTTTCCCACCCGTGATGGTCGCTTTTATGAGTATGAAAACCTAGGACTAGTCGAGAGTTTGGCCCCAAAAATCAATGCGGGGCAGTTGCAACTTTACTGTGTGGATAGCCTGGACCATGAGAGCTTTTACTGCTTTTGGTGCCAACCCAGCGACCGGGTACACCGGCATATGCAGTTTGAAGAGTATCTGCTCAACGAAGTCTTGCCGTTAATGGCGAAGAAAAACAACCACCCCTGCACCATCTCCCACGGTTGCAGCCTGGGGGCGTTCCACGCGGTGAACTTTGCCTTTCGTTATCCCCATCTCTTTCAAAAGGTGGTGGCCTTCTCTGGGCGCTATGACCTGACCATGGGGGTGGAGAGCTTTCAGGATCTTTTTAATGGTCATTATGATGGTTACATCTACCACCATACCCCGGTTCACTATCTGCCCCGGCTCTCTTGCGAGTGGCGCCTTGAGCAACTGCGTAAAATGGATATTGTACTCACCATTGGTAAAGAGGATCCCTTTTTGGGCAACAACCGCCACCTAAGCCGCCTGCTCTGGGAAAAAGGGGTGTGGCACGCGCTGCACGAGTGGGAGGGCCGCGCCCACCGGGGGCGCTACTGGCGTCAAATGGCCCCAATCTATGTTTAA
- a CDS encoding rhodanese-like domain-containing protein: MLKRHFFLPALVVSLLLLLTGCTQPPYTNVDNRQLQQLLQDGVPLYDIRRPDEWRQTGVIEGSHKLSFVSQNGQVYPDFFPTFQQQVKPDQAVIIFCRTGNRSAYLAQHLMEKMGYTKVYNAKQGMVQWRQEGLPVVAP; encoded by the coding sequence ATGCTCAAGCGCCATTTTTTTCTGCCTGCTCTTGTGGTTAGCCTGCTGCTTTTGCTGACAGGCTGCACCCAGCCACCCTATACCAATGTGGATAACCGCCAGTTACAGCAACTGCTGCAAGATGGCGTGCCCCTGTATGACATCCGCCGCCCCGACGAGTGGCGTCAAACCGGTGTGATCGAAGGCAGCCATAAGCTTAGCTTTGTGAGCCAAAATGGGCAGGTCTACCCCGATTTTTTCCCCACCTTCCAGCAGCAAGTCAAACCCGATCAAGCGGTGATTATCTTTTGCCGCACCGGCAACCGCAGCGCCTATCTTGCCCAGCATTTAATGGAAAAAATGGGCTATACCAAGGTCTATAATGCGAAACAGGGCATGGTTCAATGGCGTCAAGAGGGCTTGCCGGTGGTGGCGCCCTAA
- a CDS encoding DUF1653 domain-containing protein, with the protein MPPTTVKTGRYRHYKGGTYRVLGMVRHSEDERWMVHYLCEYDNNSAWVRPLHNWLSEPAPGILRFAPLDETMEN; encoded by the coding sequence ATGCCCCCCACAACCGTTAAAACGGGACGCTATCGCCACTACAAAGGGGGCACCTACCGGGTGCTGGGCATGGTGCGTCACTCGGAAGATGAGCGTTGGATGGTGCACTATCTGTGTGAGTATGACAACAACAGCGCTTGGGTGCGTCCTCTGCACAACTGGCTGTCCGAACCTGCCCCTGGCATCCTGCGTTTTGCCCCGCTCGATGAGACCATGGAAAATTAG
- a CDS encoding TetR/AcrR family transcriptional regulator: MAVQDRKAREFARREREILDAALELMDQPEWQTVTVADIARAAEIGKGTIYKHFPSKDTLYAQLSIEFGKDFYHTLTDHLDMQQPVIPLLRALLERLWNLHLSGQKYHRLLLYCSAKDFRERLPESYRSLLQHKDEAFERLFAGILARGVEEGVFPRGIPLEEMLRTARAAFEGGIAMLWNRLDDGVDKVQFTQRMTQFVLSGLCYMDRERG; encoded by the coding sequence ATGGCAGTTCAGGATCGAAAAGCACGGGAGTTTGCCAGGCGCGAGCGGGAAATTTTGGATGCGGCCTTAGAACTGATGGATCAGCCGGAGTGGCAAACGGTGACGGTGGCGGATATTGCCCGTGCTGCGGAGATTGGTAAGGGCACCATCTATAAACATTTTCCCAGCAAAGATACGTTGTATGCCCAGCTCTCTATTGAGTTTGGTAAGGATTTTTACCACACCTTAACCGACCATTTGGACATGCAGCAGCCGGTCATTCCGCTGCTAAGGGCGCTGCTGGAACGGTTGTGGAATCTGCATCTATCGGGGCAAAAGTATCATCGGCTACTACTCTATTGCAGTGCCAAGGATTTTCGGGAGCGCTTGCCAGAGAGTTACCGCTCACTGTTGCAGCATAAGGATGAAGCCTTTGAGCGGCTGTTTGCGGGCATACTCGCCCGTGGCGTGGAAGAGGGGGTGTTCCCCCGAGGTATTCCGTTGGAAGAGATGTTACGCACCGCGCGGGCTGCCTTTGAAGGGGGGATCGCCATGCTTTGGAACCGGCTGGATGATGGGGTGGATAAGGTTCAATTTACCCAGCGTATGACCCAGTTTGTATTGAGCGGTCTCTGTTATATGGATCGAGAGAGGGGTTAG
- a CDS encoding efflux RND transporter permease subunit, whose amino-acid sequence MNAMITAAFTHARTTLLVFLFVLIAGASSYVTIPKESDPDVKIPIIIVSVGYEGISPEDGERLLIKPLEKALRGLDGLKEMDAVAAVGTVSVTLTFEAGFDADNALRKVRQKVDDARPEMPSESDEPVVQEINVALFPVITVALSGQVDPLALRKMARDLKDRIEAVSGVLEVDIGGDREEMVEILVDPVLLETLNISFAEVVQLVTRNNRLVPAGVIDTGLGRMSIKAPGLVEGVADLLAMPVKVSGDTVVTFDQVATVRRTLKDPEGFARMDGNPTLTLEVKKRLGANILDMVAEVKQVVKQTQQGWTLPVTVGFSNDQSTRIQDMLGDLENNVLAAIVLVMIVVVGALGGRAAVLVGLAIPGAFLAAILALDLLGVTINIVVLFSLILVVGMLVDGAIVVVEQAQQRRGWGEPGLLAFQNAAKRMAWPVISSTVTTLAVFMPLMFWPGVIGQFMKYLPMTVLLALSASLAMALIFMPVLGGLVSHRAPSPDNQGGWGGRLYGRLLATLLPHPGKVLLVALLFMVGAFVLYGQVGKGVEFFPDVEPDFAQIIIHGRGDLSIHEKDEVVQQVENQLLGYGELKVVYGRSFAHGGGAGRAEDTIGVIQLEFVDWDQRRPANRILDEIRQRLQGVAGVEIEVRKQEDGPGGGKPVQLKVVANEGAAPEAAVEQIRQAMTGMGGFVDMEDDRAPPGVEWRVLVNRAEAARFGADVATVGSAVQLVTSGVLMGNYRPSDADDEVDIRLRFPESFRHLDLLNSLRTPTQRGSVPLSNFVQVVAAPKVESIKRSGGSRVVTISADVAEGLLVDTQVTQLKKRLASMELGKGIDVTFKGEDEDQQETMAFLSKAFVVAIFLMFLVLVTQFNSLFQAVLVLSAIIFSTAGVLLGLLVSGEPFGIVMGGIGIIALGGIVVNNNIVLIDCYNGLRAEGHNALEAAKMAGEQRLRPVLLTAGTTILGLMPMALGVNLDLMGREILIGSPSTQWWIQLSTTIAGGLTFATPLTLLLTPCLLVGWVALAARIHRVWGGKRGHGAV is encoded by the coding sequence ATGAATGCCATGATTACCGCAGCCTTTACCCACGCCCGCACCACGCTGCTGGTGTTTTTGTTTGTGCTGATCGCCGGTGCCAGTTCCTATGTGACCATTCCCAAAGAGTCTGATCCTGATGTGAAAATTCCCATCATCATCGTTTCGGTGGGTTATGAGGGGATCTCCCCCGAGGATGGTGAACGTCTGCTGATTAAACCCCTGGAAAAGGCTTTGCGGGGGTTGGACGGTCTGAAAGAGATGGACGCGGTGGCGGCGGTGGGCACGGTTTCGGTGACGTTGACCTTTGAGGCGGGTTTTGATGCAGATAACGCCCTGCGCAAGGTGCGCCAAAAGGTGGATGATGCCCGCCCCGAGATGCCCAGTGAATCCGACGAGCCGGTGGTGCAGGAGATCAACGTCGCGCTGTTTCCGGTGATCACCGTTGCGTTGTCGGGGCAGGTGGATCCGCTGGCCCTACGCAAAATGGCCCGCGATTTAAAAGATCGTATCGAGGCGGTGAGCGGGGTGTTGGAGGTCGACATTGGCGGCGACCGGGAAGAGATGGTAGAGATCCTGGTGGACCCCGTTTTGTTAGAGACCCTTAACATCAGTTTTGCCGAGGTTGTGCAGTTGGTGACCCGCAACAACCGGCTGGTCCCTGCGGGGGTGATTGATACCGGTTTGGGGCGTATGTCTATCAAAGCGCCGGGACTGGTGGAGGGGGTGGCGGATCTGCTCGCCATGCCGGTTAAGGTGAGCGGGGACACGGTGGTCACGTTCGATCAAGTGGCGACGGTGCGGCGCACCTTAAAAGACCCCGAGGGATTTGCCCGTATGGATGGCAACCCTACTCTAACCCTGGAGGTTAAAAAACGGTTGGGGGCCAATATTCTGGATATGGTGGCCGAGGTCAAACAGGTGGTCAAACAAACCCAGCAAGGCTGGACGCTGCCGGTAACGGTGGGTTTTTCTAACGATCAATCCACCCGTATTCAGGATATGTTGGGGGATCTTGAGAATAATGTGTTGGCGGCCATCGTCTTGGTGATGATCGTGGTGGTGGGGGCGTTGGGGGGGCGGGCAGCGGTGCTGGTAGGGTTGGCCATTCCTGGGGCCTTTTTGGCGGCGATTTTGGCTCTGGATCTGTTGGGTGTGACCATCAATATTGTGGTGCTGTTCAGTCTGATCCTGGTGGTGGGCATGCTGGTGGATGGGGCCATTGTGGTGGTGGAGCAGGCGCAGCAGCGGCGGGGGTGGGGGGAGCCGGGTTTGCTGGCGTTTCAAAATGCGGCCAAGCGCATGGCTTGGCCGGTGATCTCTTCGACGGTGACCACCTTGGCGGTGTTTATGCCCCTGATGTTTTGGCCTGGGGTGATTGGGCAATTTATGAAATATCTGCCCATGACGGTGCTATTGGCGCTGTCGGCTTCGTTGGCGATGGCCTTGATCTTTATGCCAGTATTGGGAGGTTTGGTCAGCCATAGGGCACCCTCTCCTGATAACCAGGGGGGATGGGGTGGTCGGCTCTATGGTCGGCTGCTGGCGACGTTATTACCCCATCCAGGCAAGGTATTGTTGGTGGCGTTGCTCTTTATGGTCGGCGCTTTTGTGCTTTATGGGCAGGTGGGTAAGGGGGTGGAGTTTTTTCCGGATGTGGAGCCCGACTTTGCGCAGATTATCATCCATGGGCGTGGGGATCTGTCGATTCACGAAAAGGATGAGGTGGTGCAGCAGGTGGAAAACCAGTTGCTGGGCTATGGGGAGCTAAAGGTGGTGTATGGGCGCTCTTTTGCCCATGGCGGTGGGGCGGGGCGGGCAGAGGATACCATTGGGGTGATCCAGCTTGAGTTTGTGGATTGGGATCAACGCCGCCCAGCCAACCGCATTCTGGACGAAATTCGTCAGCGTTTACAGGGTGTGGCGGGGGTGGAGATTGAGGTACGCAAGCAGGAGGATGGTCCCGGTGGGGGTAAACCGGTGCAGTTAAAGGTGGTGGCAAATGAAGGTGCCGCGCCAGAAGCGGCGGTCGAACAGATTCGCCAAGCGATGACGGGCATGGGCGGTTTTGTCGATATGGAGGATGATCGTGCCCCCCCAGGGGTTGAGTGGCGGGTGTTGGTGAACCGCGCCGAAGCGGCCCGTTTTGGGGCCGATGTGGCCACGGTAGGCTCCGCCGTGCAGCTGGTTACCAGTGGCGTGTTGATGGGCAATTATCGTCCCAGCGATGCCGATGACGAGGTGGATATTCGGTTACGTTTTCCCGAAAGTTTTCGTCACTTAGACCTTCTTAATAGCTTGCGTACCCCAACGCAACGGGGGTCGGTGCCGTTAAGCAACTTTGTGCAGGTGGTGGCGGCTCCCAAGGTGGAGTCGATCAAGCGCAGTGGGGGCAGTCGGGTGGTGACCATCTCGGCGGATGTGGCAGAGGGGTTGTTGGTCGATACGCAAGTGACCCAGCTTAAAAAGAGGCTCGCCAGTATGGAGCTGGGAAAGGGGATTGACGTCACCTTTAAGGGGGAGGATGAGGATCAGCAGGAGACCATGGCCTTTTTGAGCAAAGCCTTTGTGGTGGCGATTTTTTTGATGTTTCTGGTACTGGTGACGCAGTTTAATAGCCTGTTTCAGGCGGTATTGGTATTGTCGGCCATTATTTTTTCCACAGCGGGGGTGCTGCTGGGGCTGCTGGTATCGGGAGAGCCCTTTGGCATTGTCATGGGGGGTATTGGGATCATTGCCCTTGGGGGGATCGTGGTCAACAATAATATTGTGCTGATTGACTGTTACAATGGTTTGCGGGCCGAAGGGCACAACGCTTTGGAGGCCGCCAAGATGGCGGGGGAGCAGCGCTTGCGCCCGGTATTATTAACCGCCGGTACCACCATTTTGGGGCTGATGCCCATGGCGCTGGGGGTTAATCTGGATTTAATGGGGCGGGAGATTTTGATCGGTTCGCCCTCGACCCAGTGGTGGATACAGCTCTCCACCACCATTGCCGGGGGGTTGACCTTTGCTACCCCTTTAACCCTGTTACTCACCCCCTGCTTGTTGGTGGGCTGGGTGGCGTTGGCTGCACGTATTCATAGAGTGTGGGGGGGGAAGCGTGGCCATGGAGCCGTTTAA
- a CDS encoding class I SAM-dependent methyltransferase, translating into MQHLSTTHQQISARTIAHYAERLESFWQATRDHDVAQNIHALLSALPQGRSLSILDFGCGPGRDLRTFKELGHQPTGLDGCAGFCQMARAYAQCPVWRQDFLELALPPSSFDGIFANASLFHVPSTHLLKVLTELHTALKPQGVLFTSNPRGSSEGWQGERYGHYMEWEVYQPLLVQAGFEPISHYYRPPDKPRAEQNWLAVVSRKRG; encoded by the coding sequence ATGCAGCATCTCTCCACCACGCATCAGCAGATTAGCGCACGCACCATTGCCCACTATGCGGAACGGCTGGAAAGCTTTTGGCAGGCCACCCGCGACCATGATGTGGCACAAAATATTCATGCGCTGCTGTCGGCACTGCCCCAGGGGCGTTCTTTGTCCATTCTCGATTTTGGCTGTGGTCCAGGGCGGGATCTGCGCACCTTTAAAGAGCTTGGCCATCAACCCACCGGCTTGGACGGCTGTGCGGGCTTTTGCCAAATGGCCCGAGCCTATGCCCAATGCCCCGTGTGGCGGCAGGATTTTTTAGAGTTGGCGCTTCCCCCCAGTAGCTTTGATGGCATTTTTGCCAATGCCTCGCTGTTCCATGTGCCCAGCACCCACCTGCTCAAGGTGCTTACCGAACTGCACACCGCCCTTAAACCCCAGGGGGTTCTATTTACCTCGAACCCCCGAGGCAGCAGCGAGGGGTGGCAAGGGGAGCGTTATGGCCACTATATGGAGTGGGAGGTCTACCAACCGCTGTTGGTGCAGGCGGGTTTTGAGCCCATTTCCCATTATTATCGACCGCCAGACAAACCCCGGGCCGAGCAAAACTGGTTGGCGGTGGTCAGTCGAAAAAGGGGTTAA